In a single window of the Campylobacter iguaniorum genome:
- a CDS encoding 4-(cytidine 5'-diphospho)-2-C-methyl-D-erythritol kinase, translated as MKSYAKINIFLKITGFRGNYHEISSRFVLFKALFDEINFIKRQSDELILGDKIENNIIFKAKFELENLGFKNEIDEFFKLNQINLIKNIPMGGGLGGGSSNAAAFLNMVNDELNLGIKPQKLMQIAKNIGADVSFFVSKFDSANVSGIGEIVSEFDDDLPDIKLITSPIFCSTPAVFAKFRSSFCGFDLDLARNLEKLSSKEILTSFKNYELNDLLKPCLELYPNLEVQDNEFLSGSGSTKFSLV; from the coding sequence AAATTACTGGTTTTAGGGGGAATTATCACGAGATAAGTTCACGTTTTGTGCTTTTTAAAGCTCTTTTTGATGAGATTAATTTTATCAAAAGACAAAGCGATGAGCTGATTTTGGGTGATAAAATAGAAAATAATATTATTTTTAAAGCCAAATTTGAGCTTGAAAATTTAGGCTTTAAAAACGAGATTGATGAGTTTTTTAAACTAAATCAAATAAATCTAATCAAAAATATCCCTATGGGCGGTGGGCTTGGTGGCGGAAGTAGCAATGCTGCGGCGTTTTTAAATATGGTAAATGATGAGTTAAATTTAGGCATAAAACCCCAAAAACTAATGCAAATAGCTAAAAATATAGGAGCTGATGTTAGCTTTTTTGTTAGCAAATTTGATAGTGCAAATGTATCAGGGATCGGCGAGATTGTGAGTGAATTTGATGATGATTTGCCAGATATTAAGCTCATTACAAGCCCTATTTTTTGCTCTACTCCAGCTGTTTTTGCCAAATTTAGATCAAGCTTTTGCGGATTTGACTTAGACTTAGCCAGGAACTTAGAAAAACTAAGCTCAAAAGAGATTTTAACTAGCTTTAAAAACTATGAGCTAAACGATCTTTTAAAGCCTTGCTTGGAGTTATATCCAAATTTAGAAGTCCAAGATAACGAGTTTTTAAGTGGAAGCGGAAGCACCAAATTTAGCCTTGTTTAA
- a CDS encoding ATP-dependent Clp protease adaptor ClpS — protein sequence MQTKKSSQTKIKIKDFKPNLFKVLLLNDDVTTMDFVVMILINVFNKNQDEAINLMLKIHELGSAVCGIYTKDIAQTKQMEVINLAKKFGFPLKCILKEE from the coding sequence GTGCAAACTAAAAAATCTTCCCAAACGAAGATAAAAATCAAGGATTTTAAACCAAATTTATTTAAAGTCCTACTTTTAAACGATGATGTTACGACGATGGATTTTGTCGTAATGATCCTCATAAATGTATTTAACAAAAACCAAGATGAGGCTATAAATTTAATGCTTAAAATCCACGAGCTAGGAAGCGCAGTTTGTGGAATTTATACAAAAGATATAGCCCAAACCAAGCAAATGGAAGTCATAAATTTAGCTAAAAAATTTGGCTTCCCACTAAAATGTATTTTAAAAGAAGAATAA
- a CDS encoding thioredoxin domain-containing protein produces MKKIILALSFCMLVLVGCGSSEEEATTSFKPYNTGDEIELTSIVGTKATLIREQNGFKLKGSDKIVMFDIFGTYCPPCQKEAPHLMDYQLKNSDDFMIIGLIHFEKVSDKDIIENFSKKYNAYYFITNSDSNPRLIEQILSDIDYKRALQLPFKVVLKNGVYQVLTDTLGMSQTNKFYLGEITTNVISKDISRIKSAN; encoded by the coding sequence ATGAAAAAAATCATCTTAGCACTTAGTTTTTGTATGTTAGTTTTAGTTGGTTGTGGAAGCAGCGAAGAAGAAGCAACTACTTCATTTAAGCCATATAATACAGGCGATGAAATAGAGCTAACTAGCATCGTGGGTACAAAGGCGACTTTGATTAGAGAACAAAACGGCTTCAAGCTCAAAGGTAGTGACAAAATTGTGATGTTTGATATATTTGGCACGTATTGCCCTCCTTGCCAAAAAGAAGCCCCGCACCTTATGGATTATCAGCTAAAAAATAGCGATGATTTTATGATTATCGGTCTTATTCACTTTGAAAAAGTCAGCGACAAAGACATCATAGAAAACTTCTCCAAAAAATATAACGCTTATTATTTCATCACCAACTCAGACTCAAATCCACGTTTGATAGAGCAAATTTTAAGCGATATCGACTATAAAAGAGCCTTGCAACTCCCATTTAAAGTCGTGTTAAAAAATGGAGTTTATCAAGTCTTAACTGACACTTTAGGTATGTCACAAACTAACAAATTTTACCTTGGAGAGATAACAACAAACGTCATAAGCAAGGACATCTCTAGGATAAAAAGTGCAAACTAA
- the smpB gene encoding SsrA-binding protein SmpB produces MTQFSKKSKFMSKDLAKNKKAFHDYTILETFEAGICLKGSEVKALRAGRANLKDSFVRITRGELFLLNAHISYLETTNSHFKPDERAPRKLLMHRRQIDKLLGQVSTEGLTLVALSMYLSNKNIVKVSVALAKGKNLHDKRETLKKREADLEARAAMKRYT; encoded by the coding sequence ATCACACAATTTAGTAAGAAGAGTAAATTTATGTCAAAAGACCTAGCAAAAAATAAAAAAGCATTCCATGATTACACTATTTTAGAGACGTTTGAAGCAGGAATCTGCCTAAAAGGTAGCGAAGTAAAAGCTCTAAGAGCTGGCAGAGCAAATCTCAAAGATAGCTTTGTTCGTATCACAAGAGGTGAGCTGTTTTTGCTAAATGCGCACATAAGCTACCTTGAGACTACAAACTCACACTTCAAACCAGACGAAAGAGCCCCTAGAAAGCTTCTCATGCACAGACGCCAGATAGACAAACTACTCGGTCAAGTCAGCACCGAAGGGCTAACTCTTGTTGCTTTAAGTATGTATTTAAGCAACAAAAACATAGTAAAAGTTAGCGTCGCACTCGCAAAAGGTAAAAATCTGCACGACAAGAGAGAGACACTCAAAAAACGTGAAGCAGATCTTGAAGCAAGAGCCGCGATGAAAAGATACACATAA